A part of Streptomyces sp. NBC_01210 genomic DNA contains:
- a CDS encoding DUF1996 domain-containing protein yields MFRRLLACLAAVIFLITAGWITARTERAAPDTVSGHTASHRAMSGHNGHAYTFTAAQTAAIVAQAAAPVRGSEFRADCFSSHRKGDDPIVFPGQVGRSHIHEFYGNRTANAASTLQSLAAGTTNCTPTVDLSSYWTPTLYKNGVPVAPERVTVYYQGITAHTRAVAHPRGLRYVVGNALATSPDQNPAARWSCVGRPESSREFINCPPGTKLENYLDFPTCWDGKNLDTANHRDHMAYAAGQTCPASHPVVVPRLELLITWPVNGGGLTLAGTRNGVNVTDQPGYTFHGDFFNAWDDGELKRRVANCIVAGYICGTDGNPIQQ; encoded by the coding sequence ATGTTCCGCCGACTGCTCGCGTGCCTTGCCGCCGTGATCTTCCTGATCACGGCGGGATGGATCACCGCAAGGACCGAACGAGCGGCTCCCGACACCGTTTCGGGCCACACCGCATCCCACCGTGCCATGTCGGGCCACAACGGCCATGCCTACACCTTCACCGCCGCCCAGACGGCCGCGATCGTCGCACAGGCCGCGGCCCCGGTGCGCGGCAGCGAATTCCGCGCGGACTGCTTCTCCAGCCACCGCAAGGGCGACGACCCGATCGTCTTCCCGGGGCAGGTGGGCCGTTCGCACATCCATGAGTTCTACGGGAACAGGACCGCGAACGCGGCCTCGACGCTCCAGTCGCTGGCCGCCGGCACCACCAACTGCACGCCCACGGTGGACCTTTCCTCGTACTGGACCCCCACCCTCTACAAGAACGGAGTCCCGGTGGCCCCCGAGCGGGTCACCGTCTACTACCAGGGCATCACCGCCCACACCCGGGCCGTGGCCCATCCGCGCGGTCTGCGCTACGTCGTCGGCAACGCCCTGGCCACCTCTCCCGACCAGAACCCGGCAGCGCGCTGGTCGTGCGTGGGCCGGCCCGAGTCCAGCCGGGAGTTCATCAACTGCCCGCCCGGCACCAAGCTGGAGAACTATCTGGACTTCCCGACCTGCTGGGACGGGAAGAACCTGGACACCGCCAACCACCGGGACCACATGGCGTACGCGGCCGGTCAGACCTGCCCCGCTTCGCACCCCGTGGTCGTGCCGCGGCTGGAGCTGCTGATCACCTGGCCGGTCAACGGCGGCGGGCTGACGCTCGCGGGCACCAGAAACGGCGTCAATGTGACCGACCAGCCCGGCTACACCTTCCACGGCGACTTCTTCAACGCCTGGGACGACGGTGAGCTGAAGCGCCGGGTGGCCAACTGCATCGTCGCGGGGTACATCTGCGGGACGGACGGCAATCCGATCCAGCAGTGA
- a CDS encoding glycoside hydrolase family 16 protein, with amino-acid sequence MTVALAGFIAMTGAGSARGDVPPTPGWNLQWSDDFNGANRTLPSSANWQIDLGHAYPNGPGNWGTGEIQNYTNNPDNLSLDGTGNLRITPLRDGGGNWTSGRVETKRTDFKAPTGGTLRIEGRIQMPNVTGQAALGYWPAFWALGAPYRGNYWNWPSIGEFDIMENVNGINSVWGVLHCGVNPGGPCNETSGIANNRACPGASCQSAFHTYRFEWDRSTSPNELRWYVDGQLFHSVAENRVDAGTWANMTNHAGYFILLNVAIGGAFPDALAGKTPTPATVPGRPMLVDYIAVWTKGGGSTTPPTTPPTTDPPTTPPPSGSSQLYLRTGGGAGDAAASASTVSLASAGGANHDGTPHNPQVFTSAGITRKYNGGATQFDLFLDAGSTVANGQQIRVSYDRTGDGSWDRTETYNYFATDPVAGWEHYTQARGLKSSTGALGDLTNGKVQIEVWNAIGGGASTVGVGNQSVVRIPFD; translated from the coding sequence ATGACCGTGGCCCTCGCCGGTTTCATCGCCATGACCGGCGCGGGGTCGGCTCGCGGTGACGTACCGCCCACGCCCGGCTGGAATCTCCAGTGGAGCGACGATTTCAACGGTGCCAACCGCACCCTGCCCTCGTCGGCCAACTGGCAGATCGACCTCGGCCACGCCTACCCGAACGGGCCCGGCAACTGGGGCACCGGCGAAATCCAGAACTACACCAACAACCCCGACAACCTCAGCCTCGACGGCACCGGCAATCTGCGCATCACTCCCCTCCGGGACGGCGGGGGCAACTGGACCTCCGGCCGTGTCGAGACCAAGCGCACCGACTTCAAGGCCCCGACCGGGGGAACGCTGCGCATCGAGGGCCGGATCCAGATGCCGAATGTGACCGGCCAGGCCGCGCTCGGCTACTGGCCCGCCTTCTGGGCCCTCGGCGCGCCCTACCGCGGCAACTACTGGAACTGGCCGTCCATCGGCGAGTTCGACATCATGGAGAACGTCAACGGCATCAACTCCGTCTGGGGTGTGCTGCACTGCGGGGTCAACCCCGGAGGCCCCTGCAACGAGACCAGCGGCATCGCCAACAACCGCGCCTGCCCCGGCGCGAGTTGCCAGTCCGCATTCCACACGTACCGCTTCGAGTGGGACCGCTCCACCTCTCCCAATGAACTGCGCTGGTACGTGGACGGCCAGCTGTTCCACAGCGTCGCCGAGAACCGCGTGGACGCCGGGACCTGGGCGAACATGACCAACCACGCGGGCTACTTCATCCTGCTCAATGTCGCGATCGGCGGCGCGTTCCCCGACGCGCTGGCCGGCAAGACCCCGACGCCCGCGACCGTCCCCGGCCGCCCCATGCTCGTCGACTACATCGCCGTCTGGACCAAGGGCGGCGGCTCGACCACCCCGCCCACGACACCGCCCACGACCGACCCGCCCACCACTCCCCCGCCCTCCGGCTCCTCCCAGCTGTATCTGCGTACGGGAGGAGGCGCGGGCGACGCGGCGGCATCGGCCTCGACGGTGAGCCTCGCCTCGGCGGGCGGCGCCAACCACGACGGCACCCCGCACAACCCGCAGGTCTTCACCTCGGCCGGGATCACCAGAAAGTACAACGGCGGCGCGACGCAGTTCGACCTGTTCCTCGACGCGGGCTCCACGGTGGCCAACGGCCAGCAGATCAGGGTGAGTTACGACCGGACGGGCGACGGGAGCTGGGACCGGACGGAGACGTACAACTACTTCGCCACCGACCCCGTCGCGGGCTGGGAGCACTACACCCAGGCGAGGGGCCTCAAGTCGTCCACCGGGGCGCTCGGCGATCTGACGAACGGCAAGGTGCAGATCGAGGTCTGGAACGCCATCGGCGGCGGTGCCAGCACGGTCGGCGTCGGTAACCAGTCCGTCGTACGCATCCCCTTCGACTGA
- a CDS encoding NAD(P)-dependent oxidoreductase — MSTTKNGPLASATVRTSVTVLGLGAMGQALAGALLDAGHPTTVWNRSPGKGDELTARGAVRAASAEEAVRASELTVVCVVDYDAAQAILDPLGDALHGRALVNVTSDTPERSRAAAAWAAERSIAYLDGAVMVPTPLIGSPDALLFYSGSQEAFERYESALKALGGKAAFVGTDPGLAALYDLSLLDFFYGSISGLVHAYALARADGVKAVDIARYLSTIVQILPPIAEYTAANIDAGSYPGTQANLGMMAAGVEHILHAAQTRGLDVSHLESIKSVADRAIAKGHGADDWASTYEAVTAES; from the coding sequence ATGTCCACCACCAAGAACGGCCCCCTTGCCTCTGCCACCGTCCGTACTTCTGTCACCGTCCTCGGGCTCGGCGCGATGGGCCAGGCCCTCGCCGGCGCCCTCCTCGACGCGGGCCACCCCACCACCGTCTGGAACCGCTCTCCCGGCAAGGGCGACGAGCTCACCGCCCGCGGCGCGGTCCGCGCCGCCAGTGCGGAAGAGGCCGTACGGGCAAGCGAGTTGACCGTCGTCTGCGTGGTCGACTACGACGCCGCCCAGGCGATCCTCGACCCCCTGGGCGATGCGCTTCACGGCCGGGCGCTGGTCAATGTCACCTCGGACACGCCGGAGCGCTCGCGTGCGGCGGCGGCCTGGGCGGCCGAGCGGTCCATCGCCTATCTGGACGGCGCGGTCATGGTGCCGACCCCGCTCATCGGCTCGCCCGACGCGCTGCTTTTCTACTCCGGCTCGCAGGAGGCGTTCGAGCGGTACGAGTCCGCCTTGAAGGCCCTCGGCGGCAAGGCCGCGTTCGTCGGCACGGATCCCGGGCTCGCCGCGCTCTACGATCTGTCGCTGCTCGACTTCTTCTACGGCAGCATCTCGGGCCTGGTGCACGCGTACGCGCTGGCCAGGGCCGACGGGGTCAAGGCGGTCGACATCGCCCGGTATCTGAGCACCATCGTCCAGATTCTGCCGCCCATCGCGGAGTACACGGCGGCCAACATCGACGCGGGCAGCTATCCGGGAACACAGGCCAACCTCGGCATGATGGCGGCGGGCGTCGAGCACATCCTGCACGCGGCGCAGACCCGCGGTCTCGACGTCTCCCACCTGGAGTCCATCAAGTCCGTCGCCGACAGGGCGATCGCGAAGGGCCACGGCGCCGACGACTGGGCGAGCACGTACGAGGCCGTCACCGCGGAGTCCTGA
- a CDS encoding MerR family transcriptional regulator, with translation MRIGELAERAGTTTRTLRYYESRGLLPARRAVNGYRTYDEDDLRLLQQIRTLQDFGFDLEETRPFVDCLRAGHPAGDSCPASLAVYRAKLGELDTLIDQLQSVRAQVGAQLARAELEAQADVPGGPEPRCELTYGGEDE, from the coding sequence ATGCGAATCGGCGAGCTGGCGGAGCGGGCCGGGACGACCACCCGCACTCTGCGCTACTACGAGTCCCGCGGGCTCCTGCCCGCCCGGCGCGCGGTGAACGGCTACCGCACGTACGACGAGGACGATCTGCGGCTGCTCCAGCAGATCCGGACCCTGCAGGACTTCGGGTTCGATCTGGAGGAGACCAGACCCTTCGTCGACTGTCTGCGCGCCGGGCACCCGGCGGGCGACTCCTGCCCCGCCTCGCTCGCGGTCTACCGCGCCAAGCTCGGTGAGCTGGACACGCTCATCGACCAGCTCCAGTCGGTGCGCGCCCAGGTCGGTGCGCAGCTCGCGCGGGCGGAGCTGGAGGCGCAGGCCGATGTTCCGGGCGGTCCGGAGCCACGCTGTGAACTGACGTACGGAGGGGAAGACGAATGA
- the trxA gene encoding thioredoxin: protein MIHAEGVAAVTDNDFDDEVLKAGLPVLVEFTADWCGPCRQLAPVLSALAAEEADRLKVVQLDVDTNPEVMVRYGVLSMPTLMVFRGGEPVKSMVGARPKRRLLQELEDVL from the coding sequence ATGATCCACGCAGAAGGCGTCGCCGCGGTGACGGACAACGACTTCGACGACGAGGTGCTGAAGGCGGGACTGCCGGTCCTGGTGGAGTTCACCGCCGACTGGTGCGGCCCGTGCCGCCAGCTCGCGCCGGTGTTGAGCGCTCTCGCCGCCGAGGAGGCCGACCGGCTCAAGGTCGTACAGCTCGATGTGGACACCAATCCGGAGGTCATGGTGCGGTACGGCGTGCTGTCGATGCCGACGCTGATGGTGTTCCGCGGGGGCGAGCCGGTGAAGTCGATGGTCGGCGCCCGGCCCAAGCGACGGCTGCTCCAGGAACTGGAGGACGTGCTCTAG
- a CDS encoding D-glucuronyl C5-epimerase family protein, which translates to MSAIDAGRRRFLRTAGAAAAAAGLSGGGFAVGRMYGTTTETEETPTGLPFAFRTGGYRVALDVPDGMQPWRKRTAERTDSAPHDASDVRMFRAHGRLYDHPVGQIQYGLENLASHRQTGDSYFLRRARAQADRVIQRRHQARGAWFFPYPFDFRHDVHEGVTYRAPWYSGMAQGEALSLFSQLARYAGVPSADRARYRAAADKAFASLLVGNDKGPWVVAQDERDHLWIQEYPIDAPGTSDYTYNGFMFAALGLWDYHAMSRNPLAEQLFDGSLTTLHAYFPDLRNPGWLSHYCRTHEIPTDHYHPVHIDLLLQLSWLSGSERFAAHADLLTDDYPPPSLGASGGRVTLQDGTHTLFRFTEEGAVTATRTLDLRRPRQFTASRRTRILGRGIHCLLADGPEAEWYVAERFPAVRLHGEWCGADYRPARRAVFKAGVSVICHTSPTMKAAPRTVTYPKDTPVYYNRRALVEGRYMIRLSDGPLAGWWAPGAQLLTPGAP; encoded by the coding sequence ATGTCAGCCATTGATGCCGGCCGCAGACGCTTCCTGCGTACCGCAGGTGCCGCCGCTGCGGCCGCCGGGCTGTCCGGGGGCGGTTTTGCCGTGGGCCGGATGTACGGAACGACAACGGAGACTGAAGAGACGCCGACAGGGCTGCCGTTCGCGTTCCGCACCGGGGGCTATCGCGTTGCGCTCGATGTGCCCGATGGCATGCAGCCCTGGCGCAAACGCACGGCGGAACGGACTGACTCCGCGCCGCACGATGCTTCGGACGTCCGGATGTTCCGTGCACACGGCCGGTTGTACGACCACCCCGTCGGACAGATTCAGTACGGTCTGGAAAACCTGGCAAGCCACCGGCAAACAGGGGACTCGTACTTCCTTCGACGGGCGCGGGCGCAGGCGGACCGGGTGATACAGAGACGGCATCAGGCGCGCGGCGCCTGGTTCTTCCCGTATCCCTTCGACTTCAGGCACGACGTGCACGAGGGCGTGACCTACCGGGCCCCCTGGTACTCGGGCATGGCACAGGGCGAGGCACTCAGTCTCTTCTCCCAGTTGGCCCGGTACGCCGGCGTCCCGTCGGCGGACCGGGCGCGGTACCGGGCTGCGGCCGACAAAGCGTTCGCTTCCTTGCTTGTCGGGAATGACAAAGGGCCGTGGGTGGTCGCACAGGACGAAAGAGACCACCTGTGGATCCAGGAGTACCCGATCGACGCGCCCGGCACCTCGGACTACACATACAACGGCTTCATGTTCGCGGCGCTCGGGCTGTGGGACTACCACGCGATGAGCAGGAATCCGCTGGCAGAGCAACTCTTCGACGGTTCCTTGACGACGCTCCACGCGTACTTCCCGGACCTGCGCAATCCGGGCTGGCTTTCGCACTACTGCCGAACGCACGAGATCCCGACAGATCACTACCATCCGGTCCACATCGATCTGCTGCTCCAGTTGTCCTGGCTTTCCGGCAGCGAGCGCTTCGCCGCGCATGCGGACCTGCTGACCGACGACTACCCGCCGCCTTCTTTGGGCGCCTCTGGTGGACGGGTCACCCTCCAGGACGGCACGCACACCCTGTTCCGCTTCACCGAGGAGGGTGCCGTCACCGCGACACGTACGCTCGACCTGCGCCGTCCCCGGCAGTTCACGGCCTCCCGCCGGACCCGCATCCTGGGCCGCGGCATTCACTGTCTGCTGGCGGACGGGCCGGAGGCGGAGTGGTACGTGGCCGAACGCTTTCCCGCGGTCCGCCTGCACGGGGAGTGGTGCGGCGCGGACTACCGCCCGGCGCGCCGCGCGGTGTTCAAGGCGGGCGTGAGCGTGATCTGCCACACGAGCCCGACGATGAAAGCGGCACCCAGGACGGTCACGTACCCGAAGGACACGCCCGTGTACTACAACCGCCGGGCTCTGGTCGAGGGCCGTTACATGATCCGCCTCTCGGACGGCCCGCTGGCCGGCTGGTGGGCCCCCGGTGCACAGCTCCTCACGCCGGGAGCCCCGTGA